One region of Actinomycetes bacterium genomic DNA includes:
- a CDS encoding IS630 family transposase: MAEPVRARRLSDEEGQTLQRIVRRGKHGSIRVRRALIVMASASGTTVPAIARLVQADADTVRDVIHAFN, translated from the coding sequence ATGGCCGAGCCGGTACGGGCACGGCGGCTGAGCGACGAGGAAGGGCAGACGCTGCAGCGGATCGTGCGCCGCGGCAAGCACGGTTCGATCCGGGTGCGGCGCGCGTTGATCGTCATGGCGTCGGCCAGCGGCACCACGGTGCCGGCGATCGCCCGGCTGGTCCAGGCCGATGCCGACACCGTCCGTGACGTGATCCACGCGTTCAACCA